AAGCTGATCACGCCGATTGCGATGGAGAAGGAACTGCGGTTCGCCATCCGTGAGGGCGGCAGAACGGTCGGCGCCGGCGTCATCAGTGAAATTATCGAGTAGGGAGAGACTTGGGGCATGCGAGATATCATTACCCTGGCCTGTGAACAGTGTAAGAACAAAAATTACACCACGACCAAGAATAAGCGGAAGACACCGGACAAACTCGCTTTCAAGAAGTACTGTGCGTTCTGCCGTACCCATACGGTGCACAAGGAAACGAAATAGCGTATTTGTTCCTGCAGGCCAGTAGCTCTAACGGCTAGAGCACCGGACTCCAAATCCGGGTGTTGGGGGTTCGAATCCCTCCTGGCCTGCCATTTTTTATTGGGCCTTTTCCTGCCACGTCTGACGGGCGGATGAACCGGAACAGCTGAGCATATCGAGAGGCAGATGAAAACCCAGGAGCAGATTGGAAAGACGGACGGCGGGAAAGCGGGTGCCAAGACGCCGGTCGCCCGCGGAGGGGCCAAGAAGCCATCGGACAAGACCCCGCGAAAAGAGCGGTCCATTACCGTCTACATTCACAGGGCCCGTCAATTCCTTAGAGAGGTCAAGATGGAACTGAGGAAGGTGAAGTGGCCTACTCGCAAGGAGTTGATTGCCTCGACGAGCGTCGTCATCGTGCTGGTGATGATCATTTCCTTGTATCTGGGTCTGGTGGATTTCGGTCTTATAAAGATCATCAAAGGAATTGTAGGCTAAAAATTCCGCGATCCGGCCGACCTTTGGGACTGGGAATCTGCCTGCACCGTGGTCAGCTAATCAGATCACCGGTGCGTTCTTTGACCTGGTCGCCGGGGCTCCGGTGGCTGAATCCATACCAAGTCGGGTGTCCTTGTGGAATTGAAATGGTATATCGTACATACCTACTCGGGGTTTGAGAACAAGGTCAAGCGAAACCTCGAAGAGCGGGTCAAAACGCTCGGGCAGGAGGACCTGTTCGGGCGGATCCTCGTTCCGACCGAACAAGTCGTCGAATTGAAGAAAGGGCAAAAAAAGACTTCTTCGAGAAAGTTCTACCCGGGCTACATTCTCGTCCAGATGATCCTCAGCGACGAGACCTGGCACACCGTGATGGACACGGCTAAGGTGACGGGTTTCGTCGGGGGCGGTATTAAGCCCAGCCCCATACCGGATGCAGAGGCAGAGGTGATCCTGCGCCAGATGGAAGAGGGGGTGAGTCGCCCCAAGCCTCGCTTTCGGTTCGAGGAAGGAGATGATGTACGGGTTGTAGACGGGCCTTTCAGCAATTTCCAGGGCATCGTCGAAGAGGTCAAGCCCGACAAAGAGAAATTGCGCGTACTCATTACGATATTCGGACGGCCCACGCCTGTCGAATTGGATTTCATTCAGGTCAAGAAGATTTAAAGAGGTACATGATGGCAAAAAAAATCATCGGTTCAGTGAAGCTTCAGGTAAAGGGTGGACAGGCCAACCCGTCGCCTCCGATCGGCCCGGCCCTGGGTCAGCACGGCGTGAACATCGCTGAATTCTGCAAAGCCTTCAACGCGCGCACGCAGGATCAGATGGGTACCGTCATTCCGGTGGTTATCACCATATACGCGGACCGCTCCTTTTCCTTCATTACGAAGACGCCGCCGGCTTCCGTCCTTCTGAAACAGGTTGCAAAGATCGCCAAAGGGTCCGCTGTTCCCAACAAGGACAAGATCGCCACGGTGACGCGGCAACAGATCGAAGAGATCGCCAGACTCAAATTTGAAGATTTGAATGCCTATGACATTGAAGCCGCCGCCAAAATCATAGAGGGCACAGCGCGCAGCATGGGCATTAACGTGGCTGAGGCTTAGCCCGGGAGGACGATTGAGAGATGGGCAAAAAATATCGTGACAGTTTGCAGAAGGTCGATCGGCAGAAAAAATATGCCTTTGAGGAAGCCTTGCGCACGGCACTTGAGGGCCGCTTCGCGAAATTTGACGAGACCGTCGACGTGGCGGTGAGGTTAGGGGTTGACCCTCGTCATGCCGACCAGATGGTGAGAGGAACCGTGGTGCTTCCGCACGGCACCGGGAAGGAAGTTCGGGTCGCTGTTTTTGCCAAGGGTGAGAAGGAGAAGGAAGCTCTCGATGCTGGCGCTGATGTAGCGGGCGCGGATGAACTGGTCGAGAAAATCCAAAAAGGGTGGCTGGAATTCGACAAGGCCATCGCGACCCCGGACATGATGGGAGCTGTGGGCAAACTCGGCCGTATCCTGGGCCCTCGGGGTATGATGCCGAATGCCAAGCTCGGTACGGTGACGTTTGACGTCGGTAAGGCCGTAAAGGAGATCAAGGCCGGAAAAATTGACTTCAAGGTCGAGAAGGCCGGGATCGTTCATGCACCCGTTGGAAAGGCCTCGTTCGGTGTCGAAAAGCTTCTGGATAATCTGGCCGCGTTTTTTGAAACCATACAGAGGTTGAAACCTTCGGCAAGCAAAGGCACCTATTTAAAGACCATTGCCGTCGCGACAACGATGGGACCCGGTTTCAAGATCGATCCGGCTTATGTGAAGGATCTGACAAGTCAGTAAGAAGACCCATCGAGGGGTTGACAGAATGAAACGCCGATGAGAGCTGGGCGGGCGCTTCCTCTGGTCCCAGGTGGTCTTGTCGGCTTTCAGCGTTTAAGTGATTCTGTTTCCGCCTCCTGCTATGCCTTTCGAAGAGCCACCGAACGGTTTGACCCTGTCGCCTGAGGTTCGGCACACGCGAGCGGTTTTTCATTCGTGCGATATCGATAACGTATGCTGAGCCAGAAACATGAGCTCCTATCCCGAAAGGATGGTCAGGGCCGTGACAGGGAGCGGAGTTCCTATGGGAGACAAGAGGCCGGGGAAAAGCCGGAATTTTCTTCTGGTCGATGGCTGCTGGCGCTGGGATTGGGACCGCTGTCTTTCGGCTCATGAGCTTCGCTTGGCACAATAGAGTGCAGATACAACCGGAGCGTGAACGTTTCCGCGCTTCGGTCCGGGGTGCGACGAATAGAACGGGTGCATCCCATATTCTGACGATGATTGGAAGATGTCAAAGACAGTAGGTGCCTAAACCGGCCGGGGGCTTGCGGGCCGCTCGCCGGAAAAGGCTTAAACAAGATGCCTACCGAGACGTCCTGCTCGAGATGACGCTTTCAGCACCTCTGGCTTTGGCAAATGAATGCCCCACGGAGAGGAGGTGAAAAATGGATAAACAGAAGAAGGAAGAGTTTGTCACTGAACTGCAGGAACGCCTGAAGAAGGCTCAGGGGTCTTTTCTGGTAAACTATCAGGGTCTGAATGTGGAGACTTTGAGCAAGCTCAGAAAAGAACTCAGGGAAGCCGGCGGCGAGGTTCAGGTCGTCAAGAACCGGCTCCTCAAGTTGGCCA
This portion of the Desulfatiglans anilini DSM 4660 genome encodes:
- the rpmG gene encoding 50S ribosomal protein L33, whose translation is MRDIITLACEQCKNKNYTTTKNKRKTPDKLAFKKYCAFCRTHTVHKETK
- the secE gene encoding preprotein translocase subunit SecE, with amino-acid sequence MKTQEQIGKTDGGKAGAKTPVARGGAKKPSDKTPRKERSITVYIHRARQFLREVKMELRKVKWPTRKELIASTSVVIVLVMIISLYLGLVDFGLIKIIKGIVG
- the nusG gene encoding transcription termination/antitermination protein NusG, whose amino-acid sequence is MELKWYIVHTYSGFENKVKRNLEERVKTLGQEDLFGRILVPTEQVVELKKGQKKTSSRKFYPGYILVQMILSDETWHTVMDTAKVTGFVGGGIKPSPIPDAEAEVILRQMEEGVSRPKPRFRFEEGDDVRVVDGPFSNFQGIVEEVKPDKEKLRVLITIFGRPTPVELDFIQVKKI
- the rplK gene encoding 50S ribosomal protein L11, which gives rise to MAKKIIGSVKLQVKGGQANPSPPIGPALGQHGVNIAEFCKAFNARTQDQMGTVIPVVITIYADRSFSFITKTPPASVLLKQVAKIAKGSAVPNKDKIATVTRQQIEEIARLKFEDLNAYDIEAAAKIIEGTARSMGINVAEA
- the rplA gene encoding 50S ribosomal protein L1 — translated: MGKKYRDSLQKVDRQKKYAFEEALRTALEGRFAKFDETVDVAVRLGVDPRHADQMVRGTVVLPHGTGKEVRVAVFAKGEKEKEALDAGADVAGADELVEKIQKGWLEFDKAIATPDMMGAVGKLGRILGPRGMMPNAKLGTVTFDVGKAVKEIKAGKIDFKVEKAGIVHAPVGKASFGVEKLLDNLAAFFETIQRLKPSASKGTYLKTIAVATTMGPGFKIDPAYVKDLTSQ